One Paenibacillus sp. FSL H7-0737 DNA segment encodes these proteins:
- a CDS encoding LysR family transcriptional regulator yields the protein MNMETLKLFLDIASLKSISKAAQKSHITQSALSQQLKSWENTLGSELFVRSNKGASLTEAGIIAEKYVEQICKLYDDMITEINHLQPTQQELSIYAIPEVCNYALPCTLYEVKKHFPNCHITLNEGASSLVEERLLLEEGDIGFISGPSPKSELRSHMVFSDQVMLVASNTTVCPDKITLTELPNYPLIWSSQLHCVQRALNAVSVGELKLNILFNLDSLEAVKLAAIRGHGLAFLPYMSIKKELYSKQLKIIPIDQFQVNNDVYMIKKQNQRCHNDTKQLVRYIEKTLIDTLC from the coding sequence ATGAATATGGAAACGCTTAAATTATTTTTAGATATCGCATCGTTAAAAAGTATATCTAAAGCCGCTCAGAAATCTCATATCACCCAATCCGCACTTAGTCAGCAGTTGAAATCATGGGAGAATACCCTAGGTTCTGAACTTTTTGTGAGAAGTAATAAAGGCGCTAGCCTAACCGAAGCAGGGATTATTGCGGAGAAGTACGTGGAGCAAATCTGTAAATTGTATGATGATATGATCACAGAAATCAATCATTTACAGCCAACACAACAAGAGCTGTCTATTTATGCAATTCCGGAGGTCTGTAATTATGCTCTCCCTTGTACCTTGTATGAGGTAAAAAAACATTTTCCCAATTGCCATATCACTTTAAATGAAGGGGCATCGTCCTTAGTAGAAGAACGTTTACTTCTTGAAGAAGGTGATATCGGGTTTATTTCCGGTCCCTCTCCAAAATCCGAATTAAGGTCACATATGGTATTTTCAGATCAAGTTATGTTGGTGGCAAGCAATACGACCGTTTGCCCTGATAAAATCACATTGACTGAGCTCCCGAATTATCCTTTAATCTGGTCCTCACAGCTTCATTGTGTGCAAAGAGCTTTGAATGCAGTGTCAGTGGGCGAGCTTAAATTAAATATACTCTTTAATCTAGACTCTCTTGAGGCGGTAAAGCTTGCTGCCATTAGAGGACATGGTCTCGCCTTTCTCCCTTATATGTCCATAAAAAAAGAGTTGTATAGTAAACAACTCAAGATCATTCCTATTGATCAGTTCCAGGTCAATAACGATGTCTACATGATAAAGAAACAAAATCAGCGCTGTCACAACGATACGAAACAATTAGTTCGATATATTGAAAAGACTTTAATAGATACTTTGTGTTGA
- a CDS encoding GNAT family N-acetyltransferase, whose product MEIRAYQESDISQLISLFYETVHFVNKQDYSQEQLNAWAPKEEKTLKLDAWSTSLRQNITYVAEINGYIVGFSDMTLEGHLDRLYVHKDFQGQGVASALVNKLEMKARELGLHEMDTEASITARPFFERQGYQLMMKQSVERKGVHLVNYRMSKKLI is encoded by the coding sequence ATGGAAATTAGAGCTTATCAAGAATCGGATATTAGTCAGCTTATCTCATTGTTCTATGAGACAGTTCATTTCGTAAACAAACAAGACTATTCACAAGAACAGCTTAATGCTTGGGCACCTAAAGAGGAAAAGACCCTCAAACTTGATGCTTGGAGCACTTCTTTACGTCAAAATATTACTTATGTAGCCGAAATTAACGGGTACATAGTTGGCTTTTCGGATATGACGTTGGAAGGACATTTGGATCGTCTTTATGTCCACAAAGATTTCCAAGGCCAAGGCGTAGCCTCTGCTCTCGTGAACAAGCTTGAAATGAAGGCGAGAGAGCTTGGTCTTCATGAAATGGATACCGAAGCAAGTATTACAGCTAGACCCTTTTTTGAACGACAGGGATACCAGCTTATGATGAAACAAAGTGTAGAACGAAAAGGAGTACACTTAGTTAATTATCGGATGAGTAAAAAGCTAATTTAA
- a CDS encoding DUF5071 domain-containing protein, with translation MDVIEDISSLIEKLSWNLSEEEKEDVINKLQYIKDEDLHLLVQPISKDYWDGAAETVIRLGYPRVKSILSGLLEWIQDINWPGAGEIAVFLLEIGDPMIPYVKDVLNQHSDDEEWVYRIFNDLIDHWNTVQILQIQAELIKISQEKANDLSALRILLTHGIYAKDVVCEIIQRKKDVLVFELKELHDTHPEIDCEALYKEFFNMQPNVIKQFHEHNKERFYICNSISKRQEVLREIEIFTAEFLTS, from the coding sequence GTGGATGTAATAGAAGACATATCGAGTTTAATCGAAAAGTTATCATGGAATTTATCCGAAGAAGAAAAGGAAGATGTAATTAATAAGCTACAATACATAAAGGATGAAGATTTGCATTTATTAGTACAACCTATATCAAAAGACTATTGGGATGGAGCGGCTGAAACAGTCATACGTTTAGGATATCCACGTGTGAAAAGCATATTGTCGGGTTTACTTGAATGGATACAAGATATAAATTGGCCAGGTGCGGGGGAAATAGCTGTTTTTTTACTTGAAATAGGGGATCCGATGATTCCATATGTAAAAGATGTACTAAATCAACACAGTGATGATGAAGAATGGGTGTACAGGATTTTTAATGATTTAATTGATCATTGGAATACGGTACAAATCCTACAGATACAAGCAGAATTAATTAAGATTTCACAGGAAAAAGCCAATGATCTTTCGGCATTAAGAATCTTATTAACTCACGGTATATACGCAAAAGATGTGGTCTGTGAAATAATCCAGCGCAAAAAAGATGTCCTTGTATTTGAACTCAAGGAACTTCATGATACTCATCCTGAAATTGATTGTGAAGCTCTTTATAAAGAATTCTTCAATATGCAGCCTAATGTAATTAAACAGTTTCATGAGCACAATAAAGAACGTTTTTATATATGTAATTCGATATCAAAGCGCCAAGAAGTTTTAAGAGAAATAGAAATCTTTACAGCTGAGTTTCTCACTTCATGA
- a CDS encoding YeeE/YedE thiosulfate transporter family protein yields the protein MKETVNEFWLKISSNRFYKQLLKEPFTYVTGAVLLAVFATAHLAVFSKGWGVTSAFADWGAWAYRLVGGNVDNWAYFSTEKAQKTLSSGFLNDGGSIRNVGIILGALAATLFASEFKLKKIKSKKQVVAAVLGGLLMGYGARLANGCNIGALFTAIASLSLSGWIFGLFLLVGAFIGSKLLAKFFM from the coding sequence GTGAAGGAAACGGTGAACGAATTCTGGTTGAAGATATCGTCTAACCGCTTTTACAAGCAATTGCTCAAAGAACCGTTTACTTATGTAACTGGAGCTGTACTTCTCGCTGTGTTCGCTACAGCACATCTGGCTGTTTTCTCAAAAGGATGGGGAGTAACCAGCGCCTTCGCGGACTGGGGAGCTTGGGCGTATCGACTGGTAGGAGGAAATGTAGATAACTGGGCTTACTTTAGTACGGAGAAAGCTCAAAAAACATTATCTTCCGGATTTTTAAATGATGGTGGGTCCATTCGAAATGTAGGGATTATCTTAGGTGCATTAGCAGCGACATTGTTTGCTTCCGAGTTCAAGCTTAAGAAAATTAAGTCCAAAAAGCAGGTTGTAGCAGCGGTACTTGGCGGATTGCTCATGGGGTACGGAGCTAGACTGGCTAATGGATGTAATATTGGTGCATTGTTTACGGCTATAGCTTCCTTATCGCTTTCAGGATGGATATTTGGATTGTTCCTGCTGGTTGGCGCATTTATAGGCAGTAAATTATTAGCCAAATTCTTTATGTAA
- a CDS encoding sulfurtransferase TusA family protein, with the protein MAEFTLDCMGEACPVPLMRTEKKMTELNVGDVLVVAIDHSCAMKNVPEWARKQGHNVEIEEVDDGEWEVVIEKVK; encoded by the coding sequence ATGGCTGAATTTACACTTGATTGCATGGGAGAAGCTTGTCCGGTTCCGTTAATGAGAACAGAAAAGAAAATGACTGAACTCAATGTAGGTGATGTACTAGTAGTAGCTATTGATCATAGCTGCGCAATGAAGAACGTTCCAGAATGGGCGAGAAAACAGGGACATAATGTGGAAATCGAAGAGGTTGATGATGGCGAATGGGAAGTTGTTATTGAGAAGGTAAAATAA
- a CDS encoding phosphotransferase, with amino-acid sequence MIFFPITYSLLATDALLLHIKEHYEIPEPVQLQYFLRGMNDTYILETALEKYIFRVYRADRRSRSEIDFELELLNDLHEKGVNVSIPIPRKDGIIFNEFLVPEGVKYGVMFSFAVGNEKPIHAVEDSYLFGQSVAQIHTATDNFKSAHVRGKLDFEHLIEKPLHTIKQHMNHRQEDYQFLYDLAIQLKAQIEVYLEAGLDWGICHGDLHGNTNVTFTDEGKLTHYDFDICGYGWRAYDIAEFRLAREIHSGHDKDEVERLWAAFLNGYKSLRNLSDNDISAVPMFVALRQLWLFALCFSEGELIGAADFDNGFIDSKMDYFRNLEVIK; translated from the coding sequence TTGATTTTTTTTCCTATTACATACTCACTGTTGGCAACAGACGCATTATTATTACATATTAAAGAGCATTATGAGATTCCAGAACCAGTACAGCTGCAGTATTTTCTTAGAGGCATGAACGATACATACATCTTAGAAACGGCATTGGAAAAATACATCTTTCGTGTTTATCGTGCGGATAGACGGAGTAGATCGGAGATTGATTTTGAATTAGAATTGTTGAACGATTTGCACGAAAAAGGTGTAAACGTCTCCATTCCTATTCCTCGAAAAGATGGGATCATATTTAATGAATTTTTGGTGCCTGAGGGTGTGAAGTATGGCGTTATGTTTAGTTTTGCTGTAGGAAATGAAAAGCCTATTCATGCGGTAGAAGACAGCTATTTATTTGGTCAGTCAGTTGCACAAATTCACACAGCTACGGACAACTTTAAGAGTGCACATGTAAGAGGTAAGCTTGATTTTGAACATTTAATTGAGAAACCGCTTCATACGATCAAACAGCATATGAACCATCGACAAGAGGATTATCAATTCCTGTATGACCTGGCCATACAATTAAAAGCACAGATTGAAGTATATCTGGAAGCGGGGCTCGACTGGGGCATCTGCCATGGCGATTTGCATGGGAATACGAATGTGACTTTCACGGACGAAGGGAAATTAACTCATTATGATTTCGATATTTGTGGTTACGGATGGAGAGCCTATGATATCGCAGAGTTTAGATTGGCAAGAGAGATTCATAGTGGCCATGATAAAGATGAAGTAGAACGGTTATGGGCAGCATTTTTAAATGGATATAAAAGTTTAAGAAATCTCAGTGACAATGATATTAGTGCTGTTCCTATGTTCGTTGCGCTTAGACAGCTTTGGTTATTTGCTTTATGTTTCAGTGAAGGTGAGCTTATTGGTGCAGCTGACTTTGACAATGGATTTATCGACAGTAAAATGGATTATTTTAGAAATTTAGAGGTGATCAAATGA
- a CDS encoding FAD-dependent oxidoreductase: MEKKTEQYDVVIIGGGAAGLTAGIYCGRAKLKTLLLEKSLVGGLATYTNEIENYPGFPEGSTGTDLMGLFHKQAKKFGVDFKMTDVKSVSVAEDIKVVETFRLRYECKVIIIASGGKPRITGAANEDMFLYDKGISFCATCDAAANTGKTVMVVGSGDAAIEEGMFLTKFADKVIVSVMHDHGKMDCNEIAKTQALENPKMEFMWNTVVSSFEGEERLNSVVLKNLKSNELQNVKVDSCFLFIGYTPNTEILSGVVELNRNGYVLVNEKMETNIPGVFAAGDVCDKFLKQVATAVGDGAIAGYGAEKYISECETYEHQILNQGKPSVVYLWNATDPSCRELLPLIEAFEQSHTEIRVTKVDVYKSPGLAAKLGIDSVPSIVYLDDGKIQRVITDKISDNILNALTN, translated from the coding sequence ATGGAAAAGAAGACAGAACAGTATGATGTCGTCATTATCGGTGGCGGGGCTGCTGGTTTAACAGCGGGAATCTATTGTGGACGTGCAAAATTAAAGACTCTCCTCTTGGAAAAATCACTGGTAGGTGGTCTTGCCACTTATACTAATGAAATAGAAAATTATCCTGGTTTTCCTGAAGGATCGACCGGTACAGACCTTATGGGATTATTTCATAAACAAGCTAAGAAATTTGGTGTGGATTTTAAAATGACAGATGTAAAATCTGTTTCGGTAGCGGAAGATATTAAGGTAGTGGAGACCTTTCGGCTTCGTTATGAGTGCAAGGTCATTATTATAGCCAGTGGGGGAAAACCAAGAATTACCGGGGCAGCTAATGAAGATATGTTCTTATATGATAAAGGAATTTCTTTCTGTGCAACCTGTGACGCTGCAGCAAATACGGGAAAGACGGTTATGGTTGTTGGCAGTGGTGATGCAGCTATTGAAGAAGGAATGTTTCTGACCAAGTTTGCAGATAAAGTAATCGTTTCTGTTATGCATGATCATGGGAAAATGGATTGTAATGAAATTGCCAAAACGCAGGCACTAGAAAACCCTAAAATGGAATTCATGTGGAATACGGTGGTAAGCTCTTTCGAAGGTGAGGAACGTTTGAATTCCGTCGTCCTGAAAAATTTAAAATCTAATGAACTGCAAAACGTAAAGGTTGATTCATGTTTCTTATTTATTGGATATACCCCGAACACAGAAATTTTATCAGGTGTAGTTGAGTTGAATCGAAATGGATATGTCCTAGTCAATGAAAAAATGGAAACAAATATACCTGGTGTGTTCGCAGCAGGCGATGTATGTGATAAGTTCCTTAAGCAAGTGGCTACAGCTGTTGGCGATGGTGCCATTGCAGGGTATGGTGCAGAGAAGTATATCTCTGAATGTGAGACCTATGAGCATCAAATTCTAAATCAAGGAAAACCATCCGTTGTTTATTTATGGAATGCAACTGATCCTTCTTGTCGGGAGCTATTACCACTCATTGAGGCGTTTGAACAATCCCATACTGAGATCAGGGTCACAAAGGTAGATGTATATAAGTCACCCGGACTTGCTGCCAAGCTGGGAATAGATTCAGTACCTTCTATAGTTTATCTAGATGATGGAAAGATCCAAAGGGTAATTACAGATAAGATAAGTGATAACATATTGAATGCTCTAACGAATTGA
- a CDS encoding class I SAM-dependent methyltransferase, giving the protein MNDELGSKEAIKRWDRYAELISTSYGENGDIHREIFLNPALFSLMGSVENKKVLDAGCGEGYLSRMLARAGASVTGVDYSQNMITIAKSKSPEELKINFYHGNCEDLSFLQKESYALIVSNMVIHDLSDYEMAIHEMYRLLVDGGTFIFSIPHPCFVTPGSGWVKSDTGEKLYWKVDNYFYEGTYNQNFPIDQEEKFLIFHRTLSSYVNTIVRAGFQIEEMIEPKPSAEMLAKYPSFEEDFRCSDFLVFKLRK; this is encoded by the coding sequence ATGAATGATGAATTGGGCAGTAAAGAAGCCATAAAAAGATGGGATAGATACGCAGAACTAATCTCAACTTCGTACGGCGAAAACGGGGATATCCATCGAGAAATTTTTTTGAATCCAGCTTTATTCAGTCTCATGGGTTCTGTTGAAAATAAGAAGGTGCTAGATGCAGGCTGTGGTGAAGGATATTTAAGCAGAATGTTAGCTAGGGCAGGTGCCTCAGTCACTGGCGTTGATTACTCGCAGAACATGATAACGATAGCCAAGAGTAAATCACCAGAGGAATTAAAGATAAACTTCTATCATGGCAATTGTGAAGATCTCAGCTTTCTCCAGAAGGAGAGTTATGCTCTCATCGTTTCTAACATGGTGATTCATGATTTATCCGATTATGAGATGGCGATTCATGAAATGTATCGGTTGTTAGTCGATGGAGGGACGTTTATATTCTCAATTCCACATCCTTGCTTTGTAACCCCTGGTAGCGGGTGGGTGAAGTCGGATACTGGAGAGAAGCTTTATTGGAAAGTAGATAATTATTTTTACGAGGGCACTTATAATCAGAACTTCCCAATAGATCAAGAGGAAAAGTTTTTGATTTTTCATAGGACGTTATCCAGTTATGTAAATACGATTGTACGGGCTGGCTTTCAAATCGAAGAAATGATTGAACCGAAGCCCTCTGCTGAAATGCTTGCGAAGTATCCGTCTTTTGAAGAGGATTTTCGTTGCAGCGATTTTTTGGTTTTTAAACTGCGAAAGTAG
- a CDS encoding S66 family peptidase — translation MSKALKLTPGNKVGLIACSDGVRVENLPKVEELIRILNSVGLEVVMSNTLFRRDGYFSGNPKERATELNRLFNNDEIFAIFDISGGDSANQILEYIDYDNIRLHPKPFFGMSDLSVILNALHTQSNSKSYHYQLMNLVSSDGAEQQAAFYRTFFEGHNDLYDFDFHWVRGNQMSGIVIGGNIRCYMKLAGTSYFPDPSNKILFLESLSGRANKIVSLLAQLQQVRTFDKCAGVILGSFTELESYNEFSIVEAYLKEISGIPIVKTDEIGHGSDSKCIVVGENITL, via the coding sequence ATGAGCAAAGCTTTAAAACTCACTCCAGGGAATAAAGTAGGACTTATCGCTTGTTCTGATGGTGTGAGAGTGGAGAACCTGCCTAAAGTAGAAGAATTAATTAGAATTCTGAACTCGGTTGGTCTAGAGGTAGTAATGTCTAACACCTTGTTTAGAAGAGATGGTTATTTCAGTGGCAATCCTAAGGAAAGAGCAACGGAGTTGAATCGTCTATTTAATAATGATGAAATTTTTGCGATTTTTGATATTTCAGGTGGGGATTCCGCGAACCAGATCTTGGAATATATCGACTACGATAATATTCGATTGCATCCGAAGCCTTTTTTCGGAATGAGTGACTTGTCCGTTATTTTGAACGCTTTACATACACAAAGTAATTCAAAATCCTATCACTATCAGTTGATGAATCTCGTATCTTCTGATGGGGCGGAGCAGCAAGCTGCTTTCTATCGAACATTTTTCGAAGGACATAACGATCTTTACGATTTCGACTTTCATTGGGTCCGTGGGAACCAGATGAGTGGGATTGTAATTGGTGGCAATATTCGATGTTATATGAAGCTGGCAGGAACAAGTTATTTTCCAGACCCTTCGAACAAGATTTTATTCTTAGAGAGTTTAAGTGGCAGAGCTAACAAAATCGTCTCTTTACTTGCTCAGCTTCAGCAAGTTAGAACTTTTGATAAATGTGCTGGAGTGATTCTTGGGTCGTTTACTGAGCTTGAGAGCTATAATGAATTTTCAATCGTAGAAGCGTACTTGAAGGAAATCAGCGGGATTCCTATCGTGAAGACGGACGAGATCGGGCATGGTAGTGACAGTAAGTGTATTGTTGTGGGTGAGAATATTACTTTATAA
- a CDS encoding PhzF family phenazine biosynthesis isomerase yields the protein MNNIKVLHYDAFSPYPNKGNPAGVVLEADHLSESEMQSIAHKVGFNETVFVVPSDVADLRLKYFTPGHEINLCGHATMASLFALKTKGILGEASSIKIETNVGVLPIQFSMDNNNHLLIKMKQNQPKFIEFNGDRANLAHAIGLTLDEIEEDLPTVYGCTGAWTLLVPIKRIDSFNKMKPINSLFPEILTQVPKASVHPFSLQTLDPHALMHARHFSSPFSGTVEDPVTGTASGVMGAFYLKYINPHLDSIKFDVEQGLEMGRDGKVNVEVYRNESGEMDVFISGTAVFVGEVDLWR from the coding sequence GTGAACAACATCAAAGTGCTTCATTATGATGCTTTTTCGCCTTATCCGAACAAAGGGAATCCTGCGGGAGTCGTGTTAGAAGCTGATCATTTAAGCGAAAGTGAAATGCAATCAATAGCTCATAAGGTCGGATTTAACGAAACAGTTTTTGTAGTCCCATCAGATGTAGCTGATTTAAGGCTTAAGTATTTTACGCCAGGCCATGAGATCAATCTTTGTGGACATGCTACAATGGCATCTTTATTTGCTTTAAAAACAAAGGGTATTCTTGGAGAGGCTAGCTCGATAAAGATCGAAACAAACGTGGGTGTGCTACCCATCCAATTCAGTATGGACAACAATAATCACTTACTAATAAAAATGAAGCAAAATCAACCGAAGTTTATTGAATTTAACGGCGATAGAGCGAACCTTGCACACGCCATAGGTTTAACCCTTGATGAGATAGAAGAGGATCTGCCTACTGTTTATGGCTGTACTGGCGCATGGACTCTATTAGTCCCGATTAAGAGAATAGATAGCTTTAATAAAATGAAACCGATTAACTCGTTGTTTCCGGAGATTTTAACGCAGGTTCCAAAAGCATCTGTACACCCATTTTCACTCCAAACGCTTGATCCGCACGCTTTAATGCATGCCAGACATTTCTCATCGCCTTTTTCGGGAACCGTTGAAGATCCAGTAACAGGTACAGCATCGGGAGTCATGGGGGCTTTTTATTTAAAATATATTAATCCGCATTTGGACTCGATAAAATTTGATGTGGAACAGGGTTTGGAAATGGGTAGGGACGGCAAGGTGAACGTAGAAGTATATCGAAATGAATCCGGTGAAATGGATGTGTTTATTTCTGGAACTGCGGTGTTTGTGGGGGAGGTGGATTTATGGAGATGA
- a CDS encoding ClbS/DfsB family four-helix bundle protein encodes MSTHDYPSKEVLKNAIHTAYLSLDLEFEGIENAQKDTRMEGVDRTPAEILAYQLGWLNLVMKWDKDEKAEITVITPSPDYKWNQLGGLYQSFYHTYAAYSLDELRSLFQETEHQWQSWIDSLSDEELFTQGVRKWTGNNPRWPMIKWIHINSVAPFKTFRSKIRKWKKLNLNSSTL; translated from the coding sequence ATGTCCACACACGACTACCCATCTAAAGAGGTATTGAAAAATGCTATACATACTGCCTATCTATCTCTCGATCTTGAATTTGAGGGCATTGAGAATGCTCAAAAAGACACTCGTATGGAAGGCGTCGATCGTACTCCAGCAGAAATCCTTGCCTATCAATTGGGCTGGTTGAATCTTGTTATGAAATGGGATAAGGATGAAAAAGCAGAGATAACCGTTATTACACCTTCACCGGATTATAAATGGAATCAGCTTGGCGGATTATATCAATCGTTTTATCATACATATGCTGCCTACTCATTAGACGAGTTAAGATCTTTATTTCAAGAGACAGAACATCAGTGGCAGAGCTGGATTGATTCTTTAAGTGATGAAGAACTTTTTACGCAAGGCGTGCGGAAATGGACAGGAAACAATCCGAGATGGCCTATGATCAAATGGATTCATATTAATTCAGTAGCACCGTTTAAGACTTTTCGTTCTAAGATTCGTAAGTGGAAAAAGCTCAATCTAAACAGCTCAACATTATAA
- a CDS encoding sulfurtransferase TusA family protein, which produces MIEIDCLGEICPVPVMMLKKHQKAIQKGEKVMLVTDHSCAKVSITDYCRGSNLKCSIQEVINGVWEITIEV; this is translated from the coding sequence ATGATTGAAATTGATTGTCTGGGTGAAATCTGCCCAGTACCAGTAATGATGTTAAAAAAACATCAAAAAGCCATTCAGAAGGGTGAAAAGGTAATGCTAGTTACTGATCATAGCTGCGCAAAAGTTTCTATCACGGATTACTGTCGTGGTTCAAATCTAAAATGTTCCATTCAAGAAGTGATTAATGGAGTATGGGAAATTACGATTGAGGTTTAG
- a CDS encoding YeeE/YedE thiosulfate transporter family protein, which produces MGQTVSPETRSTRTRAPRKPKKSQLPIALLVTALIIGFGFFLDHSHDKMVVYLLFGISFGVILQRSRFCFTASLRDPCITGSTSVTRAVLIAFSLATIGFTAIKYPAFLEGKPIPGMDNVGQISLALIIGAVLFGIGMVIAGGCASGTLMRVGEGFTMQMLSLVFFVIGSLWGSHDMGWWRANVIKDAPTVFLPDVFGWLGALVVQFLIILLLYIAAVKWQEKKMGSAD; this is translated from the coding sequence ATGGGGCAAACCGTAAGTCCCGAAACGAGATCAACCCGAACCAGAGCTCCTAGAAAACCTAAAAAGAGTCAGTTGCCCATCGCGTTGCTGGTCACAGCTCTCATTATTGGGTTTGGTTTTTTCCTAGACCATTCCCACGATAAAATGGTTGTCTACCTGCTTTTCGGTATTTCGTTTGGCGTTATTTTACAAAGATCACGTTTCTGCTTTACTGCATCACTTAGAGATCCCTGTATTACAGGCAGCACATCAGTTACAAGAGCGGTTCTGATTGCATTTTCTCTCGCTACGATCGGATTTACAGCCATTAAGTATCCAGCGTTCCTGGAAGGTAAACCGATTCCTGGGATGGACAATGTGGGTCAGATCAGCTTAGCTTTGATCATTGGTGCTGTATTATTCGGAATTGGCATGGTTATCGCGGGTGGATGCGCTTCGGGTACATTAATGCGTGTAGGTGAAGGATTCACGATGCAGATGCTTTCACTTGTGTTTTTTGTCATTGGTTCACTTTGGGGATCACATGATATGGGTTGGTGGAGAGCTAACGTTATAAAGGATGCACCAACTGTATTTTTACCAGACGTCTTTGGTTGGCTTGGAGCACTGGTTGTTCAGTTCCTGATTATTCTTCTGTTATACATTGCAGCTGTTAAATGGCAAGAGAAAAAGATGGGAAGCGCAGATTAG
- a CDS encoding pyridoxamine 5'-phosphate oxidase family protein has product MNHNIFKEVIDSEEELRSMYGYPSELVNNKSITFIDHHCRDYISKSPLLFIATSDSAGNCDVSPRGDAAGFVYVLDDKHLVIPERPGNRRFDSLRNILLNSKVGLIFIIPGLEETLRINGHARIIKDQEIMVHMEAQGKLPKLGIAVEVEECYMHCAKAFKRSHLWDDTYWPLKAELPKPSVIIAEHAKELGISQEDVSKGLKDSYENRLY; this is encoded by the coding sequence ATGAACCATAACATTTTCAAAGAAGTTATAGACTCTGAAGAAGAGTTAAGGTCAATGTATGGGTATCCCAGTGAATTGGTAAACAACAAGAGTATAACCTTCATCGATCATCATTGCCGAGATTATATATCCAAATCACCGTTACTCTTTATAGCAACAAGTGATTCAGCTGGCAATTGTGATGTATCTCCGCGTGGGGATGCTGCAGGTTTTGTATATGTGTTAGACGACAAACATTTAGTGATTCCTGAGCGACCTGGTAATCGACGGTTTGATTCTTTGCGTAACATCCTTTTAAATTCAAAAGTGGGTTTGATATTTATTATTCCCGGTCTTGAAGAAACTTTAAGAATAAATGGACATGCAAGGATTATCAAAGATCAAGAAATAATGGTTCATATGGAGGCTCAAGGTAAACTGCCGAAATTGGGCATTGCCGTTGAAGTGGAAGAGTGTTATATGCATTGTGCTAAAGCTTTTAAAAGATCACATCTATGGGATGATACGTATTGGCCATTGAAAGCAGAGCTGCCTAAACCTTCGGTTATCATAGCAGAACATGCAAAAGAGCTTGGGATTTCTCAAGAGGATGTATCAAAGGGATTAAAGGATAGCTATGAGAATCGGTTATATTAG
- a CDS encoding NUDIX hydrolase, whose amino-acid sequence MEMIKHTHLGVYGVLVKNDKVLLIKKARGPHTGKWDFPGGSIEFGEEPYEALKREFWEETGITSLKGLLHDSISYTLIYPYSDTQLEELHHIGIIYNVSLLDVNFELKTDGDGQDSDGAQWIEIKQLNNLALTPFVKKIMLGHY is encoded by the coding sequence ATGGAGATGATAAAACATACTCATCTTGGAGTGTATGGAGTCTTAGTGAAGAACGATAAAGTATTACTAATTAAGAAAGCAAGAGGCCCTCATACGGGGAAGTGGGACTTTCCAGGGGGTTCTATTGAGTTTGGAGAGGAGCCGTATGAGGCCCTTAAGAGGGAGTTTTGGGAAGAGACCGGAATTACAAGTTTAAAAGGATTGCTTCATGATTCCATTTCCTATACGTTAATTTATCCATACAGTGATACCCAGTTAGAAGAATTACACCATATAGGGATCATATATAATGTTTCATTATTAGATGTGAACTTTGAGCTTAAGACTGATGGAGACGGACAAGACTCTGATGGGGCACAGTGGATAGAAATCAAACAACTAAACAACCTTGCTTTAACCCCTTTTGTGAAGAAAATAATGCTGGGTCATTATTAG